The Podospora pseudocomata strain CBS 415.72m chromosome 1 map unlocalized CBS415.72m_1, whole genome shotgun sequence genome has a segment encoding these proteins:
- a CDS encoding uncharacterized protein (COG:O; EggNog:ENOG503NZ0D): MDSLYVPGVEAGPRSSSRSPLHLHPHHGPQHQLHLHSSREAGDSQQIQHSHSTHGLPALSVPRVDSFPGNSPVLTADLSGYASNYNNRRAEISTVAHEAHQHRQQQTHQRKQLPHQRQGQEVGRHPDAPASSTTPGLFDGLSSPAVTPNSPAQPTSHHGHGVTPLREESSAVKAWRQKLFDLEDIVLLSNEEYETYFPWIDNIYSHRSTQQYKSKPFEAKYYDCRLKGRPSGTKKSDDPLKKKRKRNARGLGLCDVKIKITKYEPGSTAELEAAATNNPELGQALARIRHQDQVFYTFQRINGSVTNGVGDGKPAEHKHDLARSDQIKKSTRHRELAEQERERKRSKRQKDVKRPPKPSSLSPWKATGLAAETAKKHAKEGMIKFYASCFCPFSQRVWIALEAKGFDYQYCEIYPLQKPKPTLLLEANPRGLVPAIRQGDWACAESTVILEYVGVVPTWALMLRRDTPSMLTSELKKLVDSGHGNLVLLPTDARLKANCRLWIEFINSRIVPSFYLLVSATEEEPKRQAAEKLERDIAELVQHAEENGPFFLGDHFSLVDIHLAPFAIRLPYLLRQLPGWTQPLFEMRWKKWVDALEQNEYVKNTTSKPELYEKSMGDLIKAFQARFQGGDV, translated from the exons ATGGATTCATTGTATGTGCCTGGCGTTGAAGCTGGGCCCCGTTCTTCAAGCCGCTCCCCACTGCACTTACACCCACATCACGGACCGCAGCATCAACTTCACCTTCACAGCAGCCGGGAAGCTGGGGATTCGCAACAAATCCAACACTCTCACTCGACCCATGGCCTACCTGCTCTAAGTGTGCCACGAGTTGATAGTTTTCCGGGCAATAGTCCTGTCTTAACCGCGGACTTGAGTGGGTATGCCAGCAACTATAACAACCGTCGAGCTGAAATCAGTACCGTGGCCCATGAAGCACACCAGCAtcgacagcaacaaacacaccAGAGAAAGCAACTGCCTCATCAGCGCCAAGGCCAGGAGGTCGGGAGGCATCCCGACGCACCTGCGTCTTCCACTACGCCTGGCCTTTTTGACGGCTTGAGCTCACCTGCAGTGACACCGAACTCACCCGCTCAGCCAACATCACACCATGGGCATGGCGTCACTCCGCTGAGAGAGGAGTCCTCGGCGGTCAAAGCATGGAGACAAAAGTTGTTTGATCTGGAGGATATCGTGTTACTGAGCAACGAGGA GTACGAGACGTACTTCCCCTGGATCGACAACATTTACAGCCACCGCTCGACGCAACAGTACAAGAGCAAGCCCTTTGAAGCGAAGTATTATGACTGTCGTCTCAAGGGCCGCCCTTCGGGAACCAAAAAGTCAGATGACcccctgaagaagaagaggaaacgAAATGCTCGCGGTCTTGGCTTGTGCGATGTCAAGATAAAAATCACCAAGTATGAGCCAGGTTCTACTGCAGAACTGGAAGCTGCCGCCACGAACAATCCGGAACTTGGGCAGGCTCTTGCGCGTATCCGACATCAGGACCAAGTTTTTTACACTTTTCAACGTATCAACGGAAGTGTCACAAACGGCGTTGGCGACGGCAAACCTGCAGAGCACAAACATGACTTGGCAAGGAGTGATCAAATCAAGAAGAGCACAAGACATCGAGAGTTGGCCGAGCAGGAGAGGGAACGGAAGCGGTCGAAACGACAGAAGGATGTGAAACGCCCACCAAAGCCGTCGTCATTATCACCTTGGAAGGCAACGGGGCTTGCCGCCGAGACCGCAAAGAAGCATGCCAAAGAAGGCATGATCAAGTTTTACGCATCCTGTTTCTG CCCCTTTTCGCAACGAGTCTGGATTGCTCTGGAAGCCAAAGGGTTTGACTATCAATATTGCGAGATCTACCCTCTGCAAAAGCCGAAGCCTACCCTGCTGCTCGAAGCGAATCCGAGAGGCCTGGTGCCCGCCATTCGACAAGGTGACTGGGCTTGCGCAGAAAGCACAGTCATTCTTGAATATGTAGGTGTCGTGCCCACCTGGGCGTTGATGCTTCGTCGTGATACGCCTTCGATGCTGACAAGTGAGTTGAAAAAGCTCGTAGATTCAGGCCATGGAAATTTAGTATTGCTGCCTACTGATGCAAGATTGAAAGCAAATTGTCGGCTGTGGATAGAATTC ATAAACTCAAGAATAGTTCCATCATTTTACCTCCTCGTATCGGCTACTGAAGAGGAACCCAAGAGACAAGCGGCGGAAAAGCTGGAGCGAGATATCGCCGAGCTGGTCCAACACGCCGAAGAAAACGGACCGTTCTTCTTGGGTGACCACTTCAGTCTTGTCGACATTCACCTCGCCCCTTTCGCGATCCGTTTGCCTTaccttcttcgccaactGCCGGGATGGACGCAACCTCTGTTTGAGATGAGGTGGAAGAAGTGGGTTGATGCGCTGGAGCAGAATGAGTATGTCAAGAATACGACGAGTAAACCGGAGCTCTATGAGAAGTCGATGGGAGATCTGATCAAGGCATTTCAGGCGAGATTCCAGGGGGGTGATGTCTGA
- the CKB2 gene encoding casein kinase 2 regulatory subunit (EggNog:ENOG503NWRA; COG:D; COG:K; COG:T): MAGMDDFVSDSDSDYTSYWRDWFISSRGNEYYCEIDEDYLTDRFNLTGLNTEVQYYQYALDLITDVFDLDCDDEMRETIEKSARHLYGLIHARYIVTTRGLAKMLEKYKKCDFGKCPRVMCHSHPLLPMGLSDVANQKAVKLYCARCEDIYNPKSTRHSAIDGAYFGTSFHNILFQVYPALVPPKTTERYVPRVYGFKVHAAAALVRWQNKERGEMRRRLRKMEVDSGFAKVDGEDDDEDEEEEDEEEEMMEDAMDHNPAAVVQYRGAGEVATLQ; the protein is encoded by the exons ATGGCCGGCATGGATGATTTTGTAAGCGACTCAGACAGTGACTACACCAGTTACTGGAGGGATTGG TTCATCTCGTCGCGCGGCAACGAATACTATTGCGAAATCGATGAAGACTACCTGACAGACCGCTTCAATCTGACGGGACTGAACACCGAGGTTCAGTACTACCAATACGCGCTCGACCTGATCACGGACGTGTTCGACCTCGACTGCGACGATGAGATGCGCGAGACCATAGAAAAGTCGGCGAGGCATTTGTATGGACTTATTCACGCTCGGTATATCGTCACTACGCGCGGCCTGGCAAAGATG CTGGAGAAGTACAAGAAATGCGACTTTGGAAAATGCCCCCGCGTGATGtgccattcccaccccctcctcccgatGGGCCTCTCGGACGTGGCCAACCAAAAGGCTGTCAAGCTCTACTGCGCCCGTTGCGAGGACATCTACAACCCCAAATCAACCCGCCACTCGGCCATTGACGGGGCCTATTTTGGGACCTCATTCCACAACATCCTCTTCCAGGTCTATCCCGCTCTGGTGCCCCCCAAGACCACAGAGCGGTACGTTCCCCGCGTCTACGGATTCAAGGTGCACGCCGCGGCTGCCCTGGTGAGGTGGCAGAacaaggagaggggggagatgaggaggaggttgcggaagatggaggtggacagCGGCTTTGCCAAGGTGGACggggaggacgacgatgaggacgaagaggaggaggacgaagaggaggagatgatggaggatgcTATGGATCACAACCCTGCGGCGGTGGTGCAATACCGGGGTGCTGGAGAGGTCGCTACACTGCAGTGA
- a CDS encoding uncharacterized protein (EggNog:ENOG503NVQ3; COG:I), translating to MPDDSIRPLITARSISPAPTFPTRDTFDTMDLAGDNVVRKGKLSWVVALSYAIDWIILIAVGVVGYILGHITPNKRPFALDDRNISFPYAEQETVPVWLAVVISVMCPIVIIAVICLVFVPGSTVPRGTPKSLIWQRKLWELHQGWLGLALSVMAAWIITNGMKNLFGKPRPDLLDRCQPDMENLKDYIIGGLLRLNSSLTPGHILGPGTLVSPNICTNPDKAVLDDGFRSYPSGHSSSASAGLVYLSLFIASKFAITIPFFSTSGSSADHETTAAAFPSRTRIPSVKVSGPDSYELSNRSPSALTNSIEDPALLSKGVTATNRKIAAVRRQAAAPPLYLLLVAIIPFFASIYIAGSRWWDFRHHAFDILFGYLIGLVGAIFAFRYYHLPISRGAGWAWGPRSHDKAFWAGVGSYSYATSRTRGTYRSGDEEEALGAPIEPYGRGSGMSSVAPVAPRKGGSQGMDARDEDTSYTGASGNDHSPEPHAR from the exons ATGCCCGACGACTCCATACGCCCTCTGATAACTGCTCGCTCCATCTCACCTGCTCCGACATTTCCAACTCGCGATACATTCGATACTATGGATCTCGCCGGCGATAACGTGGTGAGGAAGGGCAAGCTTTCTTGGGTTGTTGCGCTATCCTACGCTATCGACTGGATCATTCTCATCGCCGTTGGCGTCGTTGGATACATTTTAGGTCATATTACACCAAACAAGCGGCCGTTCGCGCTCGACGACCGCAATATTTC ATTTCCCTATGCCGAACAAGAAACAGTGCCAGTATGGCTCGCGGTTGTCATCAGCGTCATGTGCCCGATTGtcatcatcgccgtcatCTGCCTCGTTTTCGTGCCCGGTTCCACCGTCCCCCGAGGAACACCCAAGTCATTAATATGGCAGCGCAAGCTCTGGGAGCTGCACCAAGGCTGGTTGGGTTTGGCTTTATCTGTTATGGCAGCTTGGATCATCACCAATGGCATGAAGAACTTGTTCGGAAAGCCGCGTCCGGATCTTCTTGATCGGTGCCAGCCAGACATGGAGAACCTCAAGGATTATATCATTGGCGGGCTGCTCAGATTGAATAGCTCATTAACTCCAGGCCACATCCTCGGTCCTGGCACCCTCGTGAGCCCCAACATTTGCACGAATCCCGACAAGGCTGTGTTGGACGATGGCTTTAGGAGCTACCCTAGCGGCCATTCTAGTTCAGCCTCAGCTG GTCTCGTTTACCTCTCCCTTTTCATTGCGAGCAAGTTCGCGATAACAATCCCGTTCTTCTCCACTTCAGGCTCGTCGGCCGATCACgaaaccaccgccgccgccttcccctCCAGAACCCGCATTCCCAGCGTCAAGGTCAGCGGTCCGGATTCGTATGAGCTTTCCAACCGCAGCCCCTCAGCCCTCACCAACTCCATCGAAGACCCGGCCCTCTTATCCAAAGGCGTGACGGCAACGAACCGAAAGATAGCAGCAGTCCGCCGTCAGGCCGCGGCGCCACCTCTGTATCTCCTCCTGGTAGCCATCATCCCCTTCTTCGCATCAATCTACATTGCCGGCTCCCGCTGGTGGGATTTCAGGCACCACGCCTTCGACATCCTCTTTGGCTACCTCATCGGCCTCGTCGGCGCCATCTTCGCCTTTAGGTAttaccacctccccatctcgCGCGGTGCGGGCTGGGCATGGGGTCCCCGCAGCCACGACAAGGCCTTTTGGGCGGGTGTGGGAAGCTACAGCTATGCCACGAGCCGCACGCGCGGCACGTACCGCTcgggcgacgaggaggaggccctGGGCGCGCCTATCGAGCCGTACGGACGGGGAAGCGGCATGAGCAGTGTCGCTCCTGTGGCGCCGAGAAAGGGCGGGTCGCAAGGGATGGACGCGAGGGACGAGGATACGTCATATACCGGGGCTTCGGGGAACGATCACAGCCCTGAGCCACATGCGAGATGA